Proteins encoded together in one Penaeus vannamei isolate JL-2024 chromosome 9, ASM4276789v1, whole genome shotgun sequence window:
- the LOC113812723 gene encoding heat shock protein 22, whose product MAPIQMFAPSPVQEQSSSASDRISTFRGLEERNSQENHRPTFSEDNQCYKIVVDVEAFMESGVRFDVVNENELIIESCAENGEGNSASRKGFYRRFLFPSLVSVDTVRSVLSRDGILTITVAKKVTSDLSIGDIS is encoded by the exons ATGGCCCCGATTCAGATGTTCGCCCCATCCCCTGTGCAGGAACAATCCAGCTCAGCGAGTGACCGCATTAGCACATTTAGAGGCCTTGAGGAACGTAATTCGCAAGAAAACCATAGGCCTACTTTTAGCGAGGACAACCAGTGCTACAAG ATCGTGGTGGACGTGGAGGCCTTCATGGAGAGCGGCGTGAGGTTCGACGTGGTGAACGAGAACGAGCTGATCATCGAGAGCTGCGCGGAGAACGGCGAAGGGAACTCCGCCTCGAGGAAGGGCTTCTACCGCCGGTTCCTCTTCCCGAGCCTCGTCAGCGTTGATACTGTGCGGTCAGTGTTGTCCCGCGACGgcatcctcaccatcaccgtaGCTAAGAAG GTAACATCTGACTTAAGCATTGGAGACATTTCGTAG